The Anabas testudineus chromosome 1, fAnaTes1.2, whole genome shotgun sequence genomic sequence ATGAAATCCCACGTGAAGCTGTCCTCTGTGTAGTTGGTCTGTAAGctggaaagaaggagagagagggggagagagagagagagagagggaagaatgtatgtttgtgcctgtgtgtgtgtttgagagagtaAACTACTCTGTATTACAATGAGCTTCTTACTCTTGCAGGATGGAGTCCTGGAGTTCTTTGGTAAAGTCAAAGATAGCTGCTATGTTCAGAAGCGAGATGACGAACTCAGCCTCTGTGGGGCAAAAACATCAAATGAGGTtctcacttttttaaaaattctaaaacttttacatttttgaaaatgttctttcttttcttagaattggaaaacaacatttaaaggcAAATACCTTTGATTTTTCCTGTAGCATCTTTGTACACAACCTCAGCCAGTTTACCGTTCAGGATCTCTGGAGCGAACTCATATTCACCCTGGACGGTGTGAAGAGCAGATCGTGGATATGAAGTCAGAGCTTACGTGCAAACagtttaattgtgtgtttttatgtcttatgTTGTTGCATTTCCCATAGTTTCTATTTAATTAGTTTCACACTCACCAGGTCCATCTCcgccttctccagctcctccttctGCTTCCTCAGTTTctcacagtgcagcagctccATACGGAAGTACTAACACAGAGTTGTTGgagacaatgagaaaaaaatatttgacaaaTACTCAAATTGAAAACGATCACACGCTCTACAACTGCTACCACAAACGCACTGACCTTTAACTTCACCCTCTTTATTCTTCTAGAGAAACACTGAAGTTTATTCATAAACTGAATGCTTTATAGTTTAAGTTGTACAATGCTGCCTggattataaaaaacaaacaaacaaacacacacatttctcttgtTTTACCTCTTTATAGACTTTCTTGTTGTTTGGGTGGAAGCGTAGAGCCCTTAGAAACAGGTGTCTGGCACTTTCAGACGAATTTCTATCCTCCAGTTCACTCTTGGCCGCCATTATCCACAAAGCTAGacgaaagaaaaacacatctatttatttttcctgaGCATATATTTGTTTTCGTTAACCCCAAAGATTATGAGAATTGAAATGTGACAGTGGAATTTATGAATAGGAGAAAATCACAGTCTTCTGTACCTGGTTTGTCAGGATGGATAGCAAGCATGGCTGAGAACACCTTACTGATCTGACCTTTGGTGGCCTGATgagtaaaacacagaacacgTCCTTATTAGAATGAGTAGAAACTGTTTTTGGTCTAACTGAAGTTGAAAACTTtccaacttaaaaaaaaggtaTAAGCATGACACTTTACATACCCATTTCTTACAGAAAGCAACATGCGAGAGCCAAAGCTGCACATCGTCCTGTGGGAAACAAACATGTCTGGTTATTTCTGCTTCATTCTTTCCGTCAGTTTAAACTAATCACAAACGTTTGTACACTGCTAACTTTTTAAATCTGGCAGCCAACACGTACccacacatttccttttttatttatttacgtTGCAATGACCATTAATAATTACATGatcactttttgttgtttttttagtaaTATGCATTACAGTACCTTCCACTTATTGGTTGCTCTTCTGAAGATACTATTTATTCTGTGGATGATGGGGAATTCAATCTCTTCTCTCTTAAACTGGTAGTGTATGTGCTGCAAATTAAATGATAAGCACAGTTAAATGACATGATATTATCTCAAAGCAGCAATGAAAATAAGTATCCACTCAAGTTACATTGGTACACacgtacatttaaaaaaaacaaatgacgAGTGCAAAAATGAGTTAAGCATCTGTTCACCAGTTTACCAAAGGGCACTTACCACTCTTCTCTTCTTGATCAGCTCTAAAACGTTGATTTCATACTGTAATTAcaagaaaaactaatttaaatgttttaaattctaCATGTAACTTTTTCCTTGTTTAAAAACTAAAGTCAACAGATCATGTAAGCATGTTACATACCTGTATGTATGCAATGAAGTCCTCTTTGTTGACAATCAACCTGTGGAGCTTGTATTCCAGGGCTGTCGCTCTCTTTATTATGGATCTAAAGTGGCAAACCATGAAGAACTCATCACATTATCCAATTGAGAGGCTCAGGAATGGAAACAAGTGAAAATAGTGCAGTTAAAGGTTTAAAATTGTTAATGTCTGTCTTAAAATGAAagtcatacaaacacagagagtTGTTTTACATGATGTGATCAAGTGTGAACTCCTAGTCTTTAAGTCTAGTCTAACATGAGTGGTTGCAACAcgcaaaacaaagcaaaacctAGCTCGGTAGTTATCTGGGAACCTGACTAAGTATTATTTTGGGACAGATTGGCAAACATGTGAAGCCTCTTTATCCTCACTTGACTTCTTTCTTGGTGAACAGTCCCACtctctccagctgctccagctcaggAATCCTCTCCTCAATCCGCTGCTGAACGATCTCCGCCATTTTGTCGACACACTCTTTCCAGATTCAGGttatttagtaataataataataacgttATTAATGTCAACGTGACATTGAAACACCGTAAGACTCTGAGCTATGGGCTGATTTTCTTCCATACACATGTGTGGAAGTTATGGTTCGCCGCTTTTCCGGTTCCGTCTCCAAATTGCTCCGTCCGGAAACACGGAACAAACGTGTTGTGGAGTAATGGTGTATTATAAACCAAAAAAGAATActtatgttttatataaactGTCCACTAATTTAAGGGTAatacattgttgttgtttttttttacctcaagTAAATACAAAATTGCTGTTTGGAAACTTCCAACAGAtaagatgaaacaaaaagaagtaATGAAAGTTTATTAGAGGCTTCACATATTCTAGGAATTAATCTCAAACTTTTACATGTCCAATATGCAGATGTTTCTGCACTGTTTATTGGCATATTCTtataaaatctgattatttttttcgTGTGAGGTTACTAACTTTTTTACATAATTATGCTTCACACTGATTTACTATAAgtataacattttaattaccAATATATGGCAGCTATAAATGATATACAGATCTGTATGatgtaacagaacaaaaaagaaacatgttttgaattttattttttccttttcttttaattaggACATTTTCTTGGTGTGAATTTGCAGGTAAACGGCAGCAATGTTAACAGGCTATTGAAATTAAGTGTAGCAATAGTGTATTTGGGATCTGTCAGCCCAGACAGAGATATGTGATATGTGATTCAAATATACACATCAAATGGACACTCATCCTCCAAATAATTTGATCcaaatgttgtttattatgtttaatgTAGAATTGGTGACATAACTTTGCTGATATAGGTGTAGCCTACAGAACTCTTGATCAATTCATTTAATACAGAATTGCACAATAGAAAAGGGGGAGCTAGATCAAGGGAGAGAGTGCAGAGAAGAGTGGTAACACAGGGAGAAACTAAAGTGAAGAAGAAGTACAAAAACTGGGATGAGGACAAAATGAAGGGCGCTATCATAACATATTATAACAGGCTAATgcataatataaatatacaattctgtctgaattgagaacaactgtaacaaggtaAAACTATTTCCTTCTGGgataaatacaatttttttaatcttgaattgaattgattctTGAACTTTTTGtgtcagcaaaaacaaaatggtgaGCCAAgctttgtaaaacaaatatcaTACATGCTTATTGTTATCACACAACCAAAATACACACCTTGAGGAATTAATAGAGGATTTATAATAACAGATTAATAAGCATAGAATTCATGGGGTGGTCTCACTCTATGAATAAATCGTCCATGCAGATTTGTTGCAGTAGGCTGCACAGGGCTGAACTTGCATGGAGCTGTTTTCTCCATTAACCACATGTAACACACATAATAACGAGGAATAAATTGAAGGCTGGACGTGGACTGTGTGCTGACTGTCACGTCTCGTACGCCTCCGACTTGAAGCTgtaggatgatgatgatgatgatgatgatgatgatgatatgagGAAAACTGATTAAGTCGATTTCCCGCAAAATCGCAGAACGCGAGAGCGGGTTGTGTGTCCCCACCGAACGTCACCAGCCAATCAGGGCGCGGGATTATGTCAGCTCGTCTCCCATTGGCTGAGAGCTGACTAAGGCTCTGTTGTTCAGTACGAATTGAAGGAAACCACACCAACAAAAATTACAGACAGATCGGCAGCAATTTCACCCAAAAGAGTCACACCGTTTCGGATATCACACGATATTGGGTTGGAAAGCTGAATGCGGCGGGACTTGAGTTGTAcggacttttgtttttttagtaaaCCATGCTAGCAGTGCTAGCTAACTAGCCAGCGTCTCGTCGCCTCCTCTTCATGGGTTTCTGCTGTTGAGTCTGCCAGGCTTGTGCTGGAGGCAGCGAGGATAACAAATTAATGCCATCAGCCAGGGTTCGTCGTCTTTATTTACCCCACTATCTACCACATGTTGATTTGAGTAGTTTCGCCAACTAGCAGGGGTTAGAATAAACGAATTGGTAAAAGGTGAAGTACCACGTAGCTAACACGTTAGCATTTTAGCTGAGCTAGGTGGCTGGAATGCTAACGCGAGCATTTGGCTGCTAGCTTAAGCTAACTTGTTGTACCACCACCGTTTGTTCCTTCAATCTTTTCTGGGTTAACGTGATGTTGTTTGACTTGCAGAACTCAGGTCATATTATGAGCGGGGCGAGTTGCAAAGCTAACGGAGCCGTATACCCTGCCTCATCAGCAATGATGAACTCCGTGAAGAAGCCGAAGATGGAGCAGATTCAGGCCGACCATGAGCTGTTCCTACAGGCCTTTGAAAGTGAGCTTTCACCGCTTGTTCCTCTGAGatgcagtttttatgttttgattaCATGAGGGGAACTTTCCCATGTTCTTCATTGGGTTATAGTTTCCCTCTTTTCCTGTCACTTTGTTCACATTATCTGAGGGGATCTTCGTAGTTTAGCTAACTAGCAGTTCAAAGAAAGATAGTTTGGGAAATGAAAACTAAACGCCTGTCATCATAATTATATCGAGGCTGGGGCGATTATAGCGGAATCGGTAAAACACGTCTTGTTGATGATCTGCTGGTGTTTTGCCTAACAAGCCACCACCTGTTAGCGCTCCATGTTTTGGCATTTGTTAGTAATCATTTGGCTTAATTTCCCAGATGACACAGAGAAGCTGAATGACAGCAGACTGAAGGAGGGCTAGTCTCATAAAGCAAAACCTTATTTACAGTCAGTTTTTAAGCTTATTTTCCAAAGATTTTGGTGTATGTACGGGTTTTACTTTGCAATGTTGGTGATACTGTGTGGAGACGTCCACATTAAATATCTCCTTAtgtccttcttttctttcagaacCCACTCAAATATACAGATTTCTCCGCACAAGGAACTTGATCGCAGTAAGTCAGTTACTCAACGTGTGATTTATTTTGAGTCTGTTCTTAAAATCTATGATTAATTTatgcttttcctcttttttgttattttagccAATATTTTTGCACAGGACACTCACCTTCATGTCTCACAGAAATGGTCGAACAAATGCCAGAAGGTACGAAATCTGTTCTCGTTTATCCTCTATAGATATATCCACTGAGGTTTAAGATGATTCATAGGATATGTTTATCTATTTTATGTTTGGTCATAGTATtcattaattgtttttaaaaaaacaaaacaaacaaacccttTGTGACTTTGAATCCTTCCTCCCAGGAAAACTTTCAAGGTGGATGGTATGCTGCAGACAGTGGAGAAGATGAAGGGAGAGCAGGATTCTCCAAGGTAATATAGCTATAGAGAGTTGATGCACTTCTTCATTGCTGGCTAGTTTTAAAGGATTGAATCATCTTATTGACGTATTTTATGACCTTCAACTATGCCCCATGTTGTTGGAGCACTTGATGTGACTCATTTTAAACTGTCCATTTTGGCTTTTGGCTCTTTAGCTTGTCGTCACATCTACAGTTAACCTTCACCGGGTTCTTCCATAAGGATGGTGAGCAGACTTTACTTTTGCATATTGGTTGCATTTAAAGTGGGCTGAGCAAATGACTTCTTTACTGACGTGAAACTCTTTCTGTTGTCCTACAGAAAAGCCATCTCAGAattcagaaaatgaacaaaattcTGTGTCCTTAGAGGTGCTACTCGTCAAAGTATGCCATAAAAAACGCAAGGTAAAGTAAAATACTATGCAGCAAGTCTTTCATTTTTGCAGATTTCCTCTTGTAACTTGTTGATGATTGTTATCTTTAATAGCATTAAAATTAATTCTCTTTCAGGATGTCAGCTGCCCGATAAAGCAAGTGCCTACAGGTAAAAAGCAGGTGCCTTTGAATCCTGACAGTAACCAAACCAAGCCTGGCTCCTACCCTTCCTTACTCGTCTCCAGCAATGAGTTTGAGCCCAGCAACAGCCACATGGTGAAGTCTTACTCACTCCTGTTTAGGGTGTCACGCGCAGGGAGGAGAGATACCAATGGTCTGGTCAACGGAGAGGCCAACGAGAACATTGGTATGAAACCTGcgttggtgtgtttgtgctcctGTTGTTGGTgaagtgctgtttgtgtttggaagATTTAGACTCAAAGTTGGGTCACAGTATCCTCCTGGTTTCAAGGAGCCAGTGTTTCTAAATACtcatttagaaaataatgttGATGTGCAAGAAATGTTTCTcagttttaaatctttgttttgtatgtttataCAAAGATGTAACAGATACTCCGAGTAGAAAGAAGAGGAGCTCATCccacagagaggaaggagaaaccACAGAGACATTTGTTGCACAGATGACGGTCTTTGATAAGAACAGGTAAGGTTTTGTGATTGAATTTGTAAAACTGGTCCTTTCTTATCTTCTGTTGACTGTTCCCTTTAAGTCATGGGCTTGTCCTTTGCAGGAGATTGCAGCTGCTCGATGGGGAGTATGAAGTATCCATGCAAGGGATGGAGGACAGCCCTGTGAGCAAGAAGCGAGCCACATGGGAGACTATTCTTGATGGAAGGGTAGGACGGGTTTGTGCTTGTGTCTGCAAAGAGTGTGTGTTGTCACATGTGACTTATCAGAATCTGTGAGTCTTACCttagtttgtcttgttttcaccTTCATGCCATTCCCCTTTGAACGTCCCGCAGAGACTGCCACCATTTGAGACTTTTTCTCAGGGACCCACACTGCAGTTCACACTGCGTTGGACAGGTGATGCCAGTGGAAAGTCGACTGCCCCAGTGGCCAAACCTCTTGCTACTCGCAACTCGGACAGCTCCAGCCCCATGGAGACCAGGACCAGCAACCACCGAGCTGCCCTCATGAGTAAGTAAAGAAAACGCCACAAGGTAGTTTTTAGATCAAGTTTTGATCTAAGATGAGGCTTGATGTAGATAATTTAACATCTTAAATCACATTAAGTTCTGTGATTATATGTAAGAACAGGAGACGGGTGATGACAAAGTGGGAGAGGGAAGAAATGTTTTACCGTTTTACCTTCTGTTTTAATCAGAATTAAACCAAACAAGGGACAAATTTTTACTTCATGCCATGTTCTGAGCAAAGCTGAATGGATCATGGTTTTGGATATTTCACCCACTGTGATATTCTTTTGTGTGGGATGTTCTATTTGTAACTGAatctgacaaaacacacactgagtcatAACTGTTGAGTCCCTTTCAGACATGCGCTTCACACCATAAATGTGCAGACAGATTTACTTGTCTGTCATGTTTAAACAAAGTCTCTTTTCTGTAGAAATCATAATGAAATCTCACTtaagtttgtttagtttagctTTATTTATTACGTGTGAATATCCAGCAAAGTGCTTGAATGCAAATGAGTTATTACCTAAGGACCTGCCATTTTTAACTCGTGTTTGAGCAGCAGGATTATATCGGTTGTATCTAATTTATGTTGAGATTTGTAAAAGAACTGTATTAGTGTTTGCAGAGTGGCTTTTTTAAGTGGGCTCCAGCCTCCCTCCAGCTGTTAAGGTGCATCATGATCATTAATTAAGCCACAAAGAAACATTAATCTGCAAAAAACGTTTTAAAGTCCACCATCAATGCAGCCTTGCAGAAaactctgctcttcttcttttctcatcAGACTCAGTAATGTTACAGGTGCCATGTCTAAAAGTGACTTCAGAAACATTCCTGCTGCTATGTGCAACATGCTGACATTTCATATCTTGATGTTATTGGGAATTTCTTCAGTTTCTCAAATACTTGTTTAACATATCAGATGCACAGAATTTGGTGATTCTCCAGCAGTTAACTTCTCCATCTGTTCCCATCAGCAGTGAAAGAGTCAGTCAGCACAGACATTCAGACGAGGAAAGAGCAGGTCCCGTGTGAGCCGCGGCAGAAGCTACGTATATTTTATCAGGTACACCACACAACAGTAGGGGGTACAACTGGGCCTGGGGAACTGATTTACAGGAATCCTTTGGCGAGGTGACTGAAAAGCAAAATGTCTTTAGTCTGTGTAATGGATTTTAAGAAATGATTGGAAATGCTGTCACATTTTGAGACACTGGTTTCTAATTGTTGATCTAGTGAACAGTTTCCTACATAAAGCAGAGAACTGTTTGTGTGCCAAAATGTGGCAGCAGCTCTGGCATGAAAAGTACTAGAATCACTCACTTACTTTTGCTATAGGTTGATCATCTCAGTTTTACAAAGTATTAACTACTGCCACGTGTTCTTGCTCAGTTCttgtacaacaacaacacgcGGCAGCAGACAGAGGCAAGAGATGATCTCCATTGTCCCTGGTGTACCCTGAACTGCAGCAAACTCTACAGCCTTCTCAAACACCTCAAACTCTCCCACTCCCGCTTCATCTTCAACTATGTGGTAAGTGTCAGTGTGTGGGTTTGGGCTAGTCGGGTGCACTCGTAAGACTGTTTTTTGCGTGACGAAGGAGTTGCATCCCACTGGTGCAACCATATTGTTCTCTCCTGAAGCTACAGCAGGTTGTGGCCTCACACACAAGTTTAAGTtggactttatttttattgatttttgaaGTTTGCACTGCAGTCATTTTCAGTGTACTTGGTGTAAGTTTAAGACACAATTATGGTTGGTTGTGGTTAAAATGttgtatattattttacaaCACCTTGTTTGAACAGGCATTTTGAATCAAAGCACTTTGCTTATCCTTCAAGAAATCACCGTTTTAACCTTGACAAGTGGCAGTTTTCCCTTGAGCTGAACACTAACCAGGCCCTCCGTGTACAATTTCCAAGAATTTcaccatttcttttttctgcagccTCACCCCAAAGGAGCAAGGATTGACGTATCCATTAATGAGTGCTACGACGGCTCATACGTTGGCAACCCTCAGGACATCCACAGCCAGCCAGGCTTCGCATTCAGCCGTAACGGCCCAGTGAAAAGGACCGCGGTCACTCGTATACTGGTTTGCAGGTAAAGGATGGAGTTTGCTTAGTTCAAACTCTTGTGGTATAACATTTTAATTGGATTTTCATTCGGTTACACATAGAGATGCATTGGTTAATCAGTGAAGAGTTCACCTTAGAGTTCACCTAAGTTGAATACAGTGAATAAagtacaaaatatttaaaacttgtTATATTCAGCCTCGGGGTGTTATTTCATCATTTAGGTTAAGTTTAGTTAGTCTATAAGAAACCGAAAATAAATTAACTGTATATgaggaaaatacaaaaaaagctAAGAAATCTCTGTTGAGACAGTTGACAGTATAAATAGTAGAATAGTGTATTTGCTGGGTTTATTTATTGGTCCCACTTCTGCTAGGCCCAAGAGGACCAAACCAAGCCTGTCAGAGTTCTTAGAGTCCGAGGATGGAGagctggagcagcagaggaCCTATGTCAGCGGACACAACCGCCTCTACTTCCACAGTGACAGCTGCATGCCCCTGCGGCCCCAGGAGATGGATGTGGACAGCGAGGATGAGAGAGATCCAGAGTGGCTCAGGGAGAAGACTGCCACAGTAAGAGGCCATTACTTCCTGTGTAATTTTATATCTGGCTTTACCGCTGAATTAGCATGTCTCACACACAACTGAGGAAAACACCCTTTAAGATTAAAGATCCAGAAATTTGGCAGATTCCACATTATTCCCATGAAATGAAGCAAATGTTATTACACTTGTGTGTTGCTTTTGTATTCGACAGAACATGGAGCTCTTCCTTTACTTAatgctacagtaaatgtaattgtaataattaatgtaattgtTTACATTGTAATGTAAAGTACAATTTATACAAAACCTTTGACCAGGTTTGTGTATTAAT encodes the following:
- the suz12b gene encoding polycomb protein suz12-B isoform X1 produces the protein MPSARNSGHIMSGASCKANGAVYPASSAMMNSVKKPKMEQIQADHELFLQAFEKPTQIYRFLRTRNLIAPIFLHRTLTFMSHRNGRTNARRKTFKVDGMLQTVEKMKGEQDSPSLSSHLQLTFTGFFHKDEKPSQNSENEQNSVSLEVLLVKVCHKKRKDVSCPIKQVPTGKKQVPLNPDSNQTKPGSYPSLLVSSNEFEPSNSHMVKSYSLLFRVSRAGRRDTNGLVNGEANENIDVTDTPSRKKRSSSHREEGETTETFVAQMTVFDKNRRLQLLDGEYEVSMQGMEDSPVSKKRATWETILDGRRLPPFETFSQGPTLQFTLRWTGDASGKSTAPVAKPLATRNSDSSSPMETRTSNHRAALMTVKESVSTDIQTRKEQVPCEPRQKLRIFYQFLYNNNTRQQTEARDDLHCPWCTLNCSKLYSLLKHLKLSHSRFIFNYVPHPKGARIDVSINECYDGSYVGNPQDIHSQPGFAFSRNGPVKRTAVTRILVCRPKRTKPSLSEFLESEDGELEQQRTYVSGHNRLYFHSDSCMPLRPQEMDVDSEDERDPEWLREKTATQLDEFTDVNEGEKEVMKLWNLHVMKHGFIADNQMNQAIMLFVENCGAHISRRNLCRNFLLHLVSMHDFNLVNTATIDRAMALLRQIQEELPEAEDEQQDQTLVSAGACNGNAIASSGGKQGKRTKSTLTD
- the suz12b gene encoding polycomb protein suz12-B isoform X2, which codes for MPSARNSGHIMSGASCKANGAVYPASSAMMNSVKKPKMEQIQADHELFLQAFEKPTQIYRFLRTRNLIAPIFLHRTLTFMSHRNGRTNARRKTFKVDGMLQTVEKMKGEQDSPSLSSHLQLTFTGFFHKDEKPSQNSENEQNSVSLEVLLVKVCHKKRKDVSCPIKQVPTGKKQVPLNPDSNQTKPGSYPSLLVSSNEFEPSNSHMVKSYSLLFRVSRAGRRDTNGLVNGEANENIDVTDTPSRKKRSSSHREEGETTETFVAQMTVFDKNRRLQLLDGEYEVSMQGMEDSPVSKKRATWETILDGRRLPPFETFSQGPTLQFTLRWTGDASGKSTAPVAKPLATRNSDSSSPMETRTSNHRAALMMKESVSTDIQTRKEQVPCEPRQKLRIFYQFLYNNNTRQQTEARDDLHCPWCTLNCSKLYSLLKHLKLSHSRFIFNYVPHPKGARIDVSINECYDGSYVGNPQDIHSQPGFAFSRNGPVKRTAVTRILVCRPKRTKPSLSEFLESEDGELEQQRTYVSGHNRLYFHSDSCMPLRPQEMDVDSEDERDPEWLREKTATQLDEFTDVNEGEKEVMKLWNLHVMKHGFIADNQMNQAIMLFVENCGAHISRRNLCRNFLLHLVSMHDFNLVNTATIDRAMALLRQIQEELPEAEDEQQDQTLVSAGACNGNAIASSGGKQGKRTKSTLTD